A region of Solibacillus isronensis DNA encodes the following proteins:
- a CDS encoding ABC transporter ATP-binding protein — MVQLLERPVPQQKPISTEDRTEKKTKIKVQNIDFSYDATTKILNNIQLEVQDGEFLVFMGPSGCGKSTLLRMMAGLEPFSTGNIEINGKSVKETHPDCGVVFQDYSLFPWLTAQANVMLALKQRNKKMPKKELAHIAEQYLTLVHLGHAVKKYPGQMSGGMKQRAAIARALSYGSDLLLMDEPFGALDPVTRIQLQDLLVQISAEQKRTVVFVTHDVDEAIYLADRIVIFAPGKNGAVTKSIQVPIEKKGTDRQKLFENKEFRAFRESLLNEMNEQIVNSLKTEIADGAGI, encoded by the coding sequence ATGGTTCAATTATTGGAACGTCCAGTGCCACAACAAAAACCTATATCTACGGAAGATCGTACCGAGAAGAAAACGAAGATTAAAGTCCAGAATATCGATTTCAGTTATGATGCGACAACAAAAATTTTAAATAATATTCAGCTTGAAGTGCAAGATGGCGAGTTTCTCGTATTTATGGGACCTTCCGGATGCGGTAAAAGCACATTGCTCAGAATGATGGCAGGGCTTGAACCATTTTCAACTGGCAATATCGAAATAAACGGCAAATCCGTAAAGGAAACTCACCCTGACTGCGGTGTCGTTTTCCAGGATTATTCCTTATTTCCTTGGCTGACGGCACAGGCGAATGTCATGCTTGCATTAAAACAGCGGAATAAAAAAATGCCGAAAAAAGAACTGGCACATATCGCGGAGCAATATTTGACACTTGTCCATTTAGGGCATGCCGTAAAAAAATATCCTGGGCAAATGTCCGGTGGGATGAAACAACGTGCAGCCATTGCACGAGCATTAAGCTACGGTTCGGACTTACTGCTCATGGATGAACCATTTGGCGCTTTGGATCCTGTTACACGTATTCAACTGCAGGATCTGCTTGTTCAAATTAGTGCCGAGCAAAAACGCACAGTCGTGTTTGTTACACATGATGTTGACGAAGCCATTTATTTGGCGGACCGGATTGTCATCTTTGCTCCGGGAAAAAACGGTGCGGTAACGAAAAGCATCCAAGTACCGATTGAGAAAAAAGGGACTGATCGTCAAAAACTATTTGAAAACAAGGAATTCCGTGCGTTTCGTGAATCCCTTTTAAATGAAATGAATGAACAGATCGTCAATAGTTTAAAAACGGAAATAGCAGATGGAGCAGGAATATAG
- a CDS encoding redoxin domain-containing protein, with amino-acid sequence MKKWIQLSLVAVLIVALSYAIISNTSKQKAAAKTEEIVLQSTSGKQFAIPEKGSYILNFWATYCPPCEREMPALKAAYETLQSHNIELYAVNVEEPTRLVNQYLAKFDLPFPILLDRQGQLKENYEILTLPTTLFLQDGKVVHTVKGELTEQELLTLTQKFLY; translated from the coding sequence ATGAAAAAATGGATACAGTTATCATTAGTCGCTGTTCTAATTGTTGCACTAAGCTATGCCATTATTTCAAATACGTCCAAACAGAAGGCAGCAGCAAAAACCGAGGAAATTGTGCTTCAATCAACTTCCGGTAAGCAATTTGCCATTCCGGAAAAAGGCAGCTACATTCTTAATTTCTGGGCAACCTACTGCCCCCCGTGCGAAAGGGAAATGCCCGCCTTAAAAGCGGCGTATGAAACACTTCAGTCTCACAACATTGAGCTCTATGCAGTCAATGTGGAAGAACCGACAAGGCTGGTCAATCAATATTTAGCGAAATTCGATTTGCCGTTCCCGATTCTTTTAGATCGTCAAGGGCAGCTGAAAGAAAACTATGAAATTTTAACATTGCCGACGACGTTATTTTTACAAGATGGAAAAGTTGTACACACCGTAAAAGGTGAACTGACAGAACAGGAATTGCTTACACTTACTCAAAAATTTCTTTATTAA
- a CDS encoding ABC transporter substrate-binding protein has translation MKKTNQKWIASLALTVGLLAACGDDEQISKGAASDDYEITVGLSQSAGGTLVDIAHQEGYFEEENISVNRVGFANSADGLNALQAGKIDVGLTFGTAGPLTFIANGSDFSIIGGHLEGGHPILTKNENAGQYTSLESYKGKKVGTIRIFTSDIVFRSALEDAGIDWKNDLEIVEFKTGSMLLEAVASGKVDVAVSANSFYAQAVDMGLEAVAWSNDLQEGHVCCRVVTRSELLAEEDGEAYKRFLKALIRAERKKIEDPQSAVTAAKEYMKVDEKVIDTIVNDSHSNYSSDPSREKVVQMWEQMKEIGYVENVDDIDVNEYVNIDLYEKALNELIEQYPDDAYYKDQLVRFNEQNI, from the coding sequence ATGAAAAAAACAAATCAGAAATGGATCGCTTCCCTCGCACTAACAGTAGGTTTACTTGCTGCATGCGGAGATGATGAACAAATTTCAAAAGGGGCAGCCTCTGACGACTATGAAATCACGGTTGGTTTAAGTCAGTCTGCTGGTGGAACACTTGTCGACATCGCTCATCAGGAAGGCTATTTTGAAGAAGAAAATATTTCAGTCAATCGTGTTGGCTTTGCAAACTCGGCAGACGGACTGAATGCACTGCAGGCGGGGAAAATTGATGTCGGGTTAACATTCGGTACAGCAGGCCCATTAACATTTATCGCAAACGGTTCGGATTTCTCCATTATCGGTGGACATCTGGAAGGCGGACACCCGATTTTAACAAAAAATGAAAACGCAGGGCAATATACTTCACTAGAAAGCTATAAAGGAAAAAAAGTAGGAACTATCAGGATCTTTACATCGGATATCGTTTTCCGTTCTGCGCTTGAAGATGCAGGTATCGACTGGAAAAATGATCTGGAAATCGTTGAATTCAAAACAGGCAGTATGTTGCTCGAAGCGGTAGCGTCAGGAAAAGTGGACGTTGCAGTATCAGCGAACTCATTCTACGCACAGGCGGTAGATATGGGGCTAGAAGCAGTTGCATGGAGCAATGATTTACAGGAAGGGCATGTATGCTGCCGTGTCGTAACACGTTCGGAATTATTGGCGGAAGAAGATGGGGAAGCGTATAAACGTTTCTTAAAGGCACTTATTCGCGCGGAACGTAAAAAGATTGAAGATCCTCAATCAGCAGTAACTGCTGCCAAAGAGTATATGAAAGTGGATGAAAAAGTAATTGATACGATTGTAAACGACAGCCACTCGAATTATTCTTCTGATCCAAGCAGGGAGAAAGTAGTTCAAATGTGGGAGCAGATGAAAGAAATCGGCTATGTTGAAAATGTGGATGATATTGATGTAAACGAATATGTAAATATCGATCTATACGAAAAAGCATTAAATGAACTAATCGAACAATATCCGGATGATGCATATTACAAAGATCAGCTCGTTCGATTTAATGAACAAAACATTTAA
- a CDS encoding O-acetylhomoserine aminocarboxypropyltransferase/cysteine synthase family protein → MTFINQETIALHTGQTVDPVTRSRAVPLYQTTSYVFDDTEHAANLFKLQESGYLYSRNANPTNAVFEERLAALEGGVGGFAVASGQAAILIAILTVAQAGDEIVATNALYGGTYTMFSKTLPRFGVTVRFVEGSDLQEVEAAINDKTRAVFTETIGNPSLQIADIEGLAQVAHRHDVPLIVDNTFATPYLSKPIEFGADIVVHSTTKFIGGHGTSLGGAIIDGGKFEWKAPRFTSFVEPNELIGNRSFVEAAGEKAFITKARFELGHDLGATLSPFNAWLFIQGLESLAVRVRQHVVNAQAVAEYLAEHDLVEWVNYPTLPGNDPSNLVEKYLPKGAGSIFSFGIKGGLEAAKAFINNVQLLSHVANVGDSKSLVIHPASTSHSRLSPEQQLASGVTPGLIRLSIGLEDIEDIKNDLAQSLQKAAEVAQITK, encoded by the coding sequence ATGACATTTATAAATCAGGAAACAATCGCTCTCCATACAGGTCAAACAGTTGATCCGGTAACACGCTCACGTGCAGTTCCGCTGTATCAGACAACTTCATATGTTTTTGATGACACGGAACATGCAGCAAACTTATTTAAATTGCAGGAAAGCGGCTATTTATATTCGCGAAATGCCAATCCGACAAATGCTGTATTTGAAGAACGTCTAGCTGCACTGGAGGGCGGTGTCGGAGGATTTGCGGTCGCTTCAGGGCAGGCGGCGATCTTAATTGCCATTCTGACTGTGGCACAGGCAGGCGATGAAATTGTAGCAACAAATGCTCTTTATGGCGGTACGTATACAATGTTCTCTAAAACATTGCCTCGCTTCGGTGTAACAGTACGCTTTGTCGAAGGATCTGACTTACAGGAAGTTGAAGCAGCAATCAATGACAAAACACGTGCCGTATTCACTGAAACTATCGGCAATCCGAGCTTGCAAATTGCAGATATTGAAGGATTGGCTCAAGTAGCCCATCGTCATGATGTACCGCTTATTGTCGATAATACATTTGCGACACCTTACTTATCGAAGCCGATTGAGTTTGGAGCTGATATTGTTGTACATTCCACAACGAAATTTATCGGCGGCCATGGCACGTCTCTAGGTGGCGCGATTATTGATGGCGGGAAATTTGAGTGGAAAGCGCCTCGATTCACGAGCTTCGTTGAACCGAATGAATTAATCGGCAACCGTTCATTTGTGGAAGCAGCTGGAGAAAAAGCATTCATTACGAAGGCACGCTTTGAGCTAGGGCATGATTTAGGTGCAACATTATCACCGTTCAATGCATGGCTTTTCATTCAAGGTCTTGAATCTCTGGCAGTGCGCGTTCGTCAGCATGTTGTGAACGCACAGGCAGTTGCAGAATATTTAGCGGAGCATGATTTAGTGGAATGGGTAAATTATCCGACACTACCTGGTAATGACCCAAGCAATTTAGTAGAGAAGTATTTACCAAAAGGAGCGGGGTCAATATTCAGCTTTGGTATCAAGGGCGGACTAGAGGCAGCAAAGGCATTTATTAATAATGTTCAGCTTCTTTCACATGTTGCCAATGTTGGCGACTCGAAGTCACTTGTCATTCATCCGGCAAGTACATCACATTCAAGACTATCACCGGAACAGCAATTGGCAAGTGGTGTAACACCTGGTCTGATCCGTTTATCAATTGGTTTGGAAGATATTGAAGATATTAAAAACGACTTGGCACAAAGCTTGCAAAAAGCTGCCGAAGTTGCTCAAATAACAAAATAA
- a CDS encoding ABC transporter permease: MLTFFKRYNLTILIGIIFIVVWALVTKYATWINPVIFPQPLTVIESFSAKIGELLTGVVSSMKLLIPGFFGALVTGIVGGLFFGLNKRSREILMPYFHALSPIPPTLFIPYVIAILPTFQTASMSLIFIGAFWPVFLGTIHGVLLIEKHYLDNAKSLGLKGPTFLLKVVLPASAPHILSGASTSLGMSFLILTIAEMFGASSGMGFFIQYYSDFSQYHYVLAGIIFNSIIIVAVMIAFEKLKKRLLFWTNLKADGK, from the coding sequence ATGCTCACATTTTTTAAACGCTATAATCTTACTATTTTGATAGGAATTATATTTATTGTAGTTTGGGCACTTGTCACAAAATATGCGACATGGATTAATCCGGTAATATTCCCGCAGCCGCTAACGGTTATTGAATCCTTTTCCGCAAAAATCGGTGAACTTTTAACCGGTGTTGTGAGTTCAATGAAACTACTAATACCAGGGTTCTTCGGAGCTTTGGTGACAGGAATTGTAGGCGGTCTGTTTTTCGGATTGAACAAACGGTCACGTGAAATATTAATGCCTTACTTTCATGCATTAAGTCCGATTCCGCCAACATTGTTCATTCCATATGTCATTGCAATTTTACCGACTTTCCAAACGGCCTCGATGTCCCTAATTTTTATCGGCGCATTTTGGCCAGTGTTTTTAGGAACAATCCATGGTGTCCTGCTGATCGAAAAGCATTATCTTGACAATGCGAAATCTCTTGGTTTAAAAGGACCGACGTTTTTACTGAAAGTCGTGTTACCCGCAAGTGCACCACATATTTTAAGTGGTGCGAGTACATCACTCGGTATGAGCTTCCTGATCTTAACGATCGCCGAAATGTTCGGTGCTTCATCAGGAATGGGCTTTTTCATCCAGTATTACAGTGACTTCTCACAATATCATTACGTGCTTGCAGGCATCATTTTCAACAGTATTATCATTGTCGCAGTCATGATTGCATTTGAAAAACTGAAAAAACGCCTGCTGTTCTGGACAAATTTAAAGGCAGATGGCAAATGA
- a CDS encoding FixH family protein, which translates to MKKLLLIVLLLAGCSAQANETLDVTLNASKFELEAFEPVTITATVMYNGEPIQDDVEIEFELINPNGNSIGSVKPDASGDGKYTIDTSFDGTGTYKVISHVSYGELHEMPEIEVKLK; encoded by the coding sequence ATGAAAAAACTTTTACTTATAGTACTTCTGCTTGCCGGCTGTAGCGCCCAAGCGAATGAAACGCTGGATGTAACATTAAACGCCAGTAAATTTGAGCTCGAAGCATTCGAACCTGTAACAATCACAGCAACCGTAATGTATAACGGTGAACCGATTCAAGACGATGTGGAAATCGAATTCGAACTGATCAATCCAAACGGGAATTCTATTGGTTCCGTGAAGCCGGATGCTAGCGGGGACGGGAAGTATACGATTGATACGAGCTTTGACGGTACCGGCACTTATAAAGTAATTTCCCATGTCAGCTATGGTGAACTGCATGAAATGCCGGAAATCGAGGTGAAGCTAAAATGA
- a CDS encoding chemotaxis protein CheY, which translates to MAIAVVVNDEGIVTPIVEGTILRIIQQDHSVEDLRNPALDLTEGRRGATLRKAIELGATTFVAPPETFCELSYKKAKEEQISFINIPANQSFAQVSEQLKSGTIQQSNELPADEVVASAPVTK; encoded by the coding sequence ATGGCGATTGCAGTTGTAGTAAATGATGAAGGTATTGTAACACCGATTGTGGAAGGAACGATTTTACGTATTATTCAACAGGATCATTCTGTAGAAGATTTGCGTAATCCGGCACTTGATTTAACAGAAGGACGCCGTGGCGCAACATTACGTAAAGCAATTGAGCTGGGAGCGACAACTTTTGTTGCACCGCCAGAAACTTTCTGCGAATTATCTTACAAAAAAGCAAAGGAAGAGCAAATTTCATTTATTAACATTCCGGCAAATCAATCTTTTGCACAGGTGTCAGAACAGTTGAAATCAGGCACAATTCAACAATCCAACGAATTACCGGCTGATGAAGTAGTAGCAAGTGCACCGGTTACAAAATAA